From Procambarus clarkii isolate CNS0578487 chromosome 14, FALCON_Pclarkii_2.0, whole genome shotgun sequence:
atcgtacgaatggcatcgcagaattattcaaagctggggctgctgactggtggcgctcaacccgagtcagttttcctctctctctcgatagtgtgacgcacagatactaatactggtaggtatgtgttgtgcattacaaccaatcagttgtgtataactgtatattgtggggatggagggcgagtggggcttcgctgcttccgtttcagggagcacaaacactgtacaatattcttttctctgtactttgacaatgcctttatcttagttatacaaaatagcaataatactattgtagccaaaaatattgcatgtttaaaatagttaaaatggtaaccattaagtttatcaacgaaagctgttgccataatatttaccactttataataatatgctatgctttttaacaccacatacaagctgcttttttcctgtagaatttatttcatttattttacccttatgttttcagatatggaaaagataaagaaaagaaaagtggacagtgagtgccgtcggttcaatgacgaatggaagataaagtactttttttgtgatagcaaatgataaagctttatgcataatatgtagagacagtgttgctgttctgaaggaatacaatattcgtcggcactatgaatctaaacatggctcaagttattctcacatcacaggagcagaacgcactaaaaagtttgaatcatttcagcacagtctgcattctcaacaagctgttttcagtaagaaaaaatctgaaaatgaaaattcaactagagccagttacaaagttgcctatgtgttggctaaaaaggaaaacctttcactgatggtagtatcataaaagagtgtatagtggaagcagcaggagaggtatgtccagaaaaagtaaacctcttcaaaatgataagtcttgggtcaaatactgttgctcgtagaattgaagatttaggaggcgacataattcggcaaataaaggaaaaaaacaaaaagattttgttggtattctcttgcgttggatgaatcaactgatgtgtgtgatacttctcagctcttagtattcattcgtggtgttgatagtgaatttaatgtgagccaagaattagcatcagttcacagcatgcacaccacaacaactggagaggacattttcaatgaagtaagtaaaactatgacagaatataacctggaatggaaacaagtgcagtgtgtgacaattgatggaggaaagaatatgtctgggacaaagaagggtttggttgggcaaattacaacagcttgtgaggttggaggattctcaaaacccatttttctgcattgccttatccatcaacaagcattgtgcctaaaatatgttaatatgtcttgtgtcatgaaacctgttgtttctgtggttaatttcattagatctcatgcactcaaccatcgccagttccgtgatttcttgaaagaaattgatgcggagtttgttaacttgccttattatacagcagttagatggcttagttgtggaaaggttttgctgcatttctttgagctcagattagaaattgatttatttctcacagagaaaaataaacctcagccattattatcagaatgtgaatggatttggaaattggcattttttgcagatatgacaggtcatatgaatatgacaggtcatatgaatatgacaggtcatatgaatatgacaggtcatatgaataacttgaatctgaaattgcaaggcaaaacaaatttgatcagtgactactttgttcatgtcaaggcattcagagcaaaatttgcgctacttgaaggccaggtgaaggttaagaattttgctcattttccatgttgtgaaaaatttcatgcagaaagtaaagttgaatttcctctttcatttgcaaatgaaataatttcagatttgaaaaaacagtttcagaagcgatttgctgaccttgatgccaaagcaaatgaaatcaagctctttcataatccatttgactgcaatgctgaaaatcttccaactcaatttcaaatggaaattattgatctccaggcagatgacagactgaaagataagtatagagaaggaaatctaattgagttttataaatgcctgcagccagatcagttcccaaatttaataaagtttgcttgtagttttgtgtccatttttagttcaacatacttgtgtgaacaaactttttccaaaatgaagtatgtgaaatctaactatcgagcaaatttgtctgatgatcacttgaaatcaattcttacaattggctcatctaatctggaacctgattttaatgaaattttgaagtcaaaacgacagtatcattcgtcacactaatttggttgcataaaactaaaggcaggaatctatttagtttaccctgattttttccaaaaagatatgttttaatttttccatgtttatactttaatatttgaggaaattaaattactggcactgatttgttttttgttttgtttttcattttttattcctccggcccgcataaatatgggacaTATATAATGTGGCGCTTACATTgacaagtttggagacccctgggctagacggtagagcgacggtctcgcttcatgcaggtcggtgttcaatccccgaccgtccataagtggttgggcaccattccttccccccccccccgtcccatccccaacccttatcctgaccccttcccagtgctatatgtaATATctcggcgctttcccctgataggtccttccttgcaggcacaaatagtaaacaaacTGTGCTAGATAGCTCAGTATTGTGTAATCTTACGTGACGCAATTACAATTAATTACTcttgatgaacaaatccacaagggccgtgacgaggattcgaacctgcatccgggaacgcaggttcgaatcctcgtcacggcccttgtggatttgttcattttgatgcataacgttagtgtgatctctgtgtgtaattacTGTTGATTACTGGAGACCGCCTAGACGGGCGCCGGTTGACGGAAGAGATTTGGGAAGTGTTGCAGGAGACTGAATCACTTGTGTCACTCTCAGTGTGAAGCTGTCACAGGGTGTTACACCTTAAGTGACCACTTATGAGGGTTTATACACACTTGAGTGTGATCTTGTGAGTGTAAGAGAACATGTGCCGCCCTTACTGATAGTGGGGTGGTATTGCACTGTTGCGTCACCGCTGTTGGAGAGTTCCGGGTACCAGAGTGCTCTCCTGTGTTGCCCTGTTATTGGCTGCCGGGGGAAAGTTAAGGCAGCATTGGAAGACTTCTCACCACAA
This genomic window contains:
- the LOC138364701 gene encoding general transcription factor II-I repeat domain-containing protein 2-like, encoding MHTTTTGEDIFNEVSKTMTEYNLEWKQVQCVTIDGGKNMSGTKKGLVGQITTACEVGGFSKPIFLHCLIHQQALCLKYVNMSCVMKPVVSVVNFIRSHALNHRQFRDFLKEIDAEFVNLPYYTAVRWLSCGKVLLHFFELRLEIDLFLTEKNKPQPLLSECEWIWKLAFFADMTGHMNNLNLKLQGKTNLISDYFVHVKAFRAKFALLEGQVKVKNFAHFPCCEKFHAESKVEFPLSFANEIISDLKKQFQKRFADLDAKANEIKLFHNPFDCNAENLPTQFQMEIIDLQADDRLKDKYREGNLIEFYKCLQPDQFPNLIKFACSFVSIFSSTYLCEQTFSKMKYVKSNYRANLSDDHLKSILTIGSSNLEPDFNEILKSKRQYHSSH